The following proteins are encoded in a genomic region of Actinomycetes bacterium:
- the cpaB gene encoding Flp pilus assembly protein CpaB, translating to MSRRSALLAAAVAIAALGTFLVYLYVQSIQQNSYADQDPVTVLVAKEAVAVGTSGGAAVNGGSFEEKVLPRGAVPADSVADASVVASNVAVTTILPGQVIQQSMFGEKAINGQLPLEKGDIALSVQLGDPQRVAGFVQPGSQVAVFATTDDATKLLLADVDVAAVGPTTAVKDSASGDGNAESIPTAILTLSLSQRQAEKLVFAQANGDLYLGLQNTSSELGQSSGATAGNLFN from the coding sequence ATGTCGCGGAGAAGCGCATTGTTGGCGGCGGCGGTAGCCATAGCCGCGTTGGGCACCTTCTTGGTGTACCTATATGTGCAGAGCATTCAACAGAACTCCTACGCGGATCAGGACCCAGTGACGGTCCTGGTTGCTAAGGAGGCAGTCGCGGTGGGTACGTCTGGCGGTGCTGCCGTCAACGGCGGCTCATTCGAAGAAAAGGTCCTACCCCGAGGTGCGGTACCGGCCGACTCGGTAGCAGACGCTTCGGTAGTGGCGTCGAATGTCGCGGTTACGACGATTCTGCCTGGACAGGTGATCCAGCAATCCATGTTCGGAGAGAAAGCGATCAACGGGCAGCTGCCGCTGGAGAAGGGCGACATCGCCCTGAGTGTCCAACTTGGTGATCCGCAGCGAGTTGCGGGTTTTGTTCAGCCGGGTTCGCAGGTGGCGGTCTTCGCAACTACCGATGACGCGACCAAACTGCTGTTGGCAGATGTGGATGTCGCAGCCGTCGGCCCGACAACTGCAGTGAAGGATTCCGCTAGCGGTGATGGAAATGCGGAAAGCATCCCGACGGCAATCTTGACCCTGTCGCTATCGCAGCGTCAGGCGGAGAAGTTGGTGTTCGCTCAGGCGAACGGAGACCTGTACCTCGGTTTGCAGAACACCAGCTCTGAACTCGGACAGTCGAGCGGCGCCACCGCCGGCAATCTCTTCAACTAG
- a CDS encoding AAA family ATPase produces the protein MTCIVEPDADRVAALVAAAGNDPQVLSSLAELRTAIENSNDETVVLGPGVDQQAALELVAELRVATPLVGFVLVRERVDTSILSEALRSGVREVVALRDLAEISAAVRRSQDITQLLHHSAGDVAPTGPRGKVITVFSPKGGTGKTTFAVNLAVDLVRSGAGSVVLLDLDLAFGDVAISLQLDPKRSVADAVKLNQDWDDAGVRALLTSHPSGLQVLTAPDDPSLAETVGDETVRGLLAALSRQFDYVIVDSPPALSDVVLAAFDHSDHVALLTSLDIPALKNTKITLRTVEALQYPRDRFGLVLNRADSKVGLDAADVQKVLQTPVVGWIPSSRDVPTLTNRGAAITAELPDHAVSRAIKETAAALIGGRVAPVAAQPRKRIFRKRRKVA, from the coding sequence ATGACATGCATTGTTGAGCCTGATGCTGATCGCGTGGCCGCGTTAGTAGCGGCTGCCGGCAACGATCCGCAGGTACTGAGTTCGCTAGCGGAACTCCGCACCGCAATCGAAAATTCAAACGATGAAACGGTAGTCCTCGGTCCAGGTGTGGATCAGCAGGCAGCGTTGGAGTTGGTCGCAGAGTTGCGGGTGGCAACGCCACTAGTTGGTTTCGTGCTCGTTCGCGAGCGCGTGGACACCTCGATTTTGTCCGAGGCGTTGCGATCCGGAGTGCGAGAGGTTGTCGCCTTGCGCGATCTTGCGGAAATCTCTGCCGCGGTACGCCGTAGCCAAGACATTACGCAACTGCTGCATCACTCGGCGGGGGACGTCGCACCGACTGGTCCCCGCGGAAAAGTGATTACAGTGTTCTCCCCTAAGGGCGGTACGGGTAAGACCACATTTGCGGTGAACCTCGCCGTGGATCTCGTCCGATCCGGGGCAGGCTCAGTGGTGCTGCTTGATCTGGATTTGGCCTTCGGCGATGTGGCCATCTCGCTACAACTTGATCCGAAACGCTCGGTCGCAGATGCGGTGAAGCTGAACCAAGACTGGGACGACGCTGGGGTACGCGCTCTGCTGACTAGTCATCCCAGCGGACTGCAGGTATTGACCGCGCCCGATGATCCCAGCCTCGCCGAGACGGTGGGTGACGAGACGGTCCGTGGGTTGCTTGCTGCGCTAAGCCGGCAGTTCGATTACGTGATCGTGGACTCGCCTCCGGCACTTAGTGACGTGGTACTCGCAGCGTTTGATCACAGTGACCATGTCGCGCTGTTGACCAGCCTGGATATTCCAGCTCTTAAGAACACCAAGATCACGCTGCGGACGGTGGAAGCGCTGCAGTATCCGCGAGATCGGTTCGGACTAGTGCTGAACCGGGCTGATTCCAAGGTCGGTTTGGACGCAGCTGATGTTCAGAAAGTTTTGCAGACACCGGTGGTGGGTTGGATTCCCTCCTCTCGGGATGTGCCCACCCTTACCAATCGCGGTGCCGCGATCACCGCTGAACTACCAGATCACGCGGTAAGCCGCGCCATCAAGGAAACTGCGGCAGCGTTAATCGGCGGTCGAGTCGCACCGGTGGCTGCGCAACCGCGCAAAAGAATATTTCGGAAGCGGAGGAAAGTCGCATGA